In Coriobacteriia bacterium, the genomic stretch CGGGCGGTTCCTCTGGCGGCTCGGCAGCCGCGGTCGGTGACGGCATCCTGCTCATCGCCGAAGGATCTGACGGAGGCGGATCCATACGTATCCCATCTGCCTGGTGCGGATGCTATGGTTTCAAGCCTGGAAATGGCACGGTGGGTGGAGCACCGAGGCCGAACGCCTACGGCACCTGTCATCCATATTGCTTTCCGGGCAGCATATCGCGTGGCGTGAAGGACGCCGCCTACGCCTTACAGGCGATGGCGGGCTACGATTCCTTCGATCCCAACAGCATCGACTTCGGTGACCGCGACTATATTGCCGCTCTTGATGCATCTATCAAGGGCATGCGAATCGGCTTCACGCCCGACTTTGGCATCTTCCCGGTCGAGCCGGAAATCGCCGCCATATGCGAGAGCGCGGCGGCGAAGTTCGAAGACGCCGGCGCCATCGTCGAGCCTGTGAGCTTCGACTTCAAGCGCTCCGCTTTCGAGCTCGCCGAGTCGTGGTGTCGCATGATCACCATTTCGGGTGGTCTCGGTTCTGTCGAGGAGATCAAGGCAATGGGGATAGATCTTTTGCGTGATCATGCAGACGACCTGCCCGACGAGTTCATCTGGTGGGTCGAAGACTCGTACAAGCGTGGGTATGTCGACTTCCATGACGATGAGGTGATCCGCACCGAGGTCTTCGACCAGATTCAGGGGGCGTTCCAGGACTATGACCTCATCGTCTCGCCGACGTGCGCATGCCATCCGGTCAAGAACGATGCCAATCGCAACACCTTGGGCCCTGCAAAGATCTGCGGTGTGAAGAGCGATCCGCTCTGCGGCTTCGGGCTCACGTTCTTCTGCAACTTTACGGGTAACCCCGCAGCATCCATTCCGGCTGGCCTCTCGAAGGATGGCTTCCCGGTTGGCCTGCAGTTGATTTCCAGGCGTTTCGGGGAACTCGACCTCATCGCGGCAAGTGCGGCTTATGAGCGAGTCAATCCGTGGAGGGGCATGTACGACATTACGGCTAGGAGGAATCTGAAAACATCCTAGGCACATGAAACACTTGGGGAGGTCGCCATATCGGCGATTTTCCCGAGTGTCTCGTCATTACCCTCGTGCATTACCCATCGAGTTACCCGTTTACATACATCAGATAAGGCGTTTTCGCCCTCAAGCGTCGCCTGTAGTCTTTCGATGAAGTGAATCCCAGGCGATAGACGCGAGGGGAAGAAGAGAAGGGAAGTATGCTATGTCCGAAACACCATCAATGGCTGGTGTGCCCAATAACACCGTGGACGATAATGGTGTGCGATGGCGTCGTACTCGTTGCCACTTCTGCCACATGAATTGCAGCATTTATGCCGGTGTCGACACGAAGACCGGTAGGCTCGTGGAGCTCAGGGGCGATGACGCCGAGGGCTCCGTGCTCTGCAACCGACTGGGTGAGAAAGGCGAGCGCGCAATCAAGTTCCACTACCATCCCAAGCGCATCAACCATCCGCTCAAGCGCATCGGCGAGCGCGGCGAGGACAAATGGGAGCAGATTTCCTACGACCAGGCAATTAAGGAGATCGCCGAGAAGCTCCAGGCGCTCATCGACGAGTACGGCCCCGAGACGCTCGTCGCCTCCGAAGGCACCTACCGCTCGGATCATCTGTGGGCGCGTAGTCGCTTCACCAATCTTTTAGGCAACCCGGGTAACGTCATCGATCCAGGTACCATCTGCTGGTGCTGGAACTACACGCTGAACATGGCCATGGTCGGATGGCCCGTCGAGTCCATGATGCCGGCATCCCCACAGCAGTCGCACACGATCGTCAACTGGGGCAAGCGCTGCCAGGAGTCCTACGCGCCCCAGGCGCCCCTCTGGCGTGTCATTTCGGGACGCACGACGGTCAACGAGCCCGATCCCGCGCAGCTCATCGTCGTCGATCCCGTCTGCATCACTGAGTCCGGGCAGGCCGACGAGTGGCTGCAGCCCTATCCCAACACCGATTGTCTGGTGTGCCTTGCCTGGGTGCACTACGTCATTCGCGAGAAGCTCTATGACGAGGACTTCCTGAAGTACTGGTCCAACGCCGTATTCCTCTTCCGTACCGATACGAACAAGCTGCTGCGTGCGAGCGATGTCGAGGAGGGTGGCAAGCACGAGGACTTCGTCGTGTGGGATGGCGAGACGGGCGCACCCCTATGCTGGTGCTCCGACGAGAATCGCTACTACACTCCCACCGAGGACACCGTCGTGGACGCTCAGCTCTACGGAACCTATACCGTCACGCTCAAGGACGGTTCCACGGTCGAGTGCAAGACCGTCTTCGACGCCATTGCCGATCGCATGCAGGAGTACACGCCCGAGCGTGCCTCCAAGGTTTCCGGCGTGCCCGTCCGCAAGATCGAGGCGGCTGCCCATCTCTACGCTACCAATGGTCCGGCTTGCATCATCTGGGGTCTCGGTGGCGGCGACCAGCATGGCAATAACGCCTCGAGTTTCGGCATTGCCAAGACCATCCTGCGCATTCTGTGCGGCAACATCGATAACCCTGGCGGCGAGTTCGTCGGCATGCCCTGCGATCCCAACGCCGTGGGTAAGGAGAAGACCTATCCGGTGCGCAACGCCGAGTTCGAGCTCTCCGAACTGCAGGACCCCGCGAACCAGGACAAGTTCATCGGTAACGACCGCTTCCGCGTCATGTCGTGGAAGGGCTTCAAGATGATCGACAAGAACTATCGCAAGATGTTCGGCGTGCCGCGTCCGATGCTGCACCAGATGCTCTGCTCGCCGTCGCTTGTCATGGATGCCATGATTGATGGCGACCCGTATCCCATCAAGGCTATGATCTGCTGGGAATCCAATCCGCTTGCCTGGGCACCCAACACCAAGAAGATGTACAAGGCCCTCAAGAACCTCGACCTGCTCGTCTCCGTTGAGTACTGGAAGACGCCGACCGCGGCACTGGCCGACTACATCATGCCCGCCTGCGACTGGATGGAGCGTCCGCTGTGCACCACGTCCGAGGACTCCATGGACTTCATCACCGTGGGCGATCGCGGCGTCGAGCCTTACGAGGAGCGCCGCGTCGACTATGACTTCTTCCGTGCGTTGGGCTGCGCCATGGGTCAGGAGAAGGACTGGCCATGGGAGACCTACGAGCAGGCCATCGAATATACGGTCGATCGCGTCCCCGGCCTGGATTACGAGAAGGCCGTCAACATGGGCACCTACTTCCCGTATCCCACGGAGTACTACAAGTACGCCAAGCGCCTCGATAACGGGCAGATCATGGGCTTTGCCACCAACTCGCGCAAGGCCGAGATTTACGCCTCGGTGCTCGAGGACCTCGACTACGATCCCATCCCCGTCTATCGCGAGCCGGAGTCTCCGCTCGGTAATCCCGAGATGGCCAAGGAGTATCCGTTCCGCCTCACGATTTCCGGTCGCGTGAGCCCGCTGTATCATTCGGAGTTCCGAACGCCGGGGCATGGCACGCGTACGGTCGAGCCGTATCCCTACACGTGGATGCACTTCAATGACGGCCGCAAGTTGCACGTTAAGGAAGGCGACTGGATCTGGATCGAGACGCCGATGGGCCGTATTCGCCAGAAGGCGCATCTGGGATGGGATATCCCCGAAGGTGTCGTCCAGGTGCCGCCGAGCTGGTGGTATCCGGAGCTTCCCGCCGAGGAGCCGTGGAGCCAGGGCGTCTTCGACGCGGCTGGCAACGTGCTCGTCGATGACGATCCGGACAAGGCCGACCAAATGACCGCCACCTGGTGCACGCGTGGTCTGCTCTGCAAGATCTATCCTTGCATCGATCCATCTGATGGCACGGATGATGCGATTCCCATCGACCAATACGATGGCAAGCATGACACCGTGTGGGACAAGGCCTATGCGAACCTTTCCAACTGGGAACTCAAGAAGTAACTATCGTTCATGGTGGGTGACGCACCCCTTCGCGTCGCCCACCTGGTCTAGAGAAGGAGCCCGGAATGGGAGCATATGGACCGCCTCCGGGTTTCTATAAGAACGATTCCCGTGTCAGAATTTCCGAAGACTACTGCATCGGATGCATGAACTGCATTTCCAAATGTCCGAGAAATGACGTTCTGCGTGCGAGAAGGGTCGATGGAAAGCTCAAGGCATGGTCCCCAACCCCCGAAAACTGCGTCGGGTGCGGTCGATGCGTGAACTCCTGCCCGACTCACTCTATAAGCATCTATCTGGTTTGATTTCGCAGGCAGTGCAAGCCCTTGACAATCCCCCAAAAGGGCGCCTGCGAAAACCGGCCAGGTTATGCGTTACTCCCTCCTTTAGCGCGGCGTCCGGAATGTTTCGGGCGCTGTGCGCCTTTTTGGCGATGTCATAGATGCTTGTTCGCGAGTTTGCACGAACCGTTCCGTTTTCCAGCTGGAAATGCTCCTTGTGATGCGGGAAAATACATAGATACGCGCAAAGTCCGTGCGCTGTAGGCCATAAGGAGGTTCCCTTGTCTGATTATGTCTTGAGCTGCGAGTCGACGGTTGACCTGACGCCCGAGAAGATCCAGGAGCTTGGTCTCGAGTGCATCTTCTTCCACTTCTACATCGATGACGTTGAATATGCAGATGACCTGGGACAGACGATTCCCTTCGACAAGTTTTACCAGGCGATGAAAGATGGTGCCGAGACCAAGACGGCGGCCATCGGCACGGGCGAGTACGAGAAGTTCTTCCGCGGCTTCTTCGAGCAGGGCAAAGACGTGCTGCATGCTTCGCTCTCCTCGGGTATCTCGGGTACGGTTGAGTCCGCTCGCATCGCTGCTGAGTCGCTTGCGGACGAGTTTCCCGATCGCAAGATTTACATCATCGACTCCCTTGCCGCGTCGAGTGGTTATGGCCTACTTATGCAGGCGCTTTCCGAGAAACGAGCCGAAGGCATGAGCCTCGACGAGCTGAGCGAGTGGGCCGAGGCTCACAAGCTCCATGATTGGCACTGGTTCTTCTCCACGGATCTCACCTTCTATATCAAGGGCGGTCGCGTGAAGCCGTTGAGCGGCTTTGTGGGCTCGATGCTCGGCATTTGTCCGCTCCTTAACATGGATTCGCTCGGACGTCTCATTCCGCGCGAAAAGATCCGCTCGAAGAAGAAGGTCATCAAGCGCATCGTCGAGAAGATGGAGCAGACCGCCGACAAGGGGCTCGATTATGACGGCCCCGTCTTCATCAGCGAAAGCGATTGCTTGGAGGACGCGCGTGCGGTGGCTGATCTCGTCGAGGAGCGCTTCCCCAAGATGCGTGGCAAGGTCGAGATTTACAGCATTGGCACGACCATCGGTAGCCATACGGGCCCGGGCACGGTCGCCCTCTTCTTCTGGGGCCGCGAGTGGGGCCTATAGCGTATGGCATACCTCCTCGGCTGCGAGAACGTCCAGCTCGAATACCCTACGGCGCGGCTCTTCGACTCCCTGACGCTTGGCGTCAACTCGGGCGATCGCATCGGCATCGTCGGGCGCAACGGCGATGGCAAGTCCACGTTGCTCAAGCTTCTGGCAGGCGAAGCCTCGCCCGATGACGGCCGTGTCGTGCGCACGGGCAACGTCACGGTTGGCATGCTCGCACAAAAGGACGCGCTCGATGACGACGACACGGTGAGCCATGCCATCGTTGGCGACCGTCCCGAATACGAATGGGCGGGAGACGCACGTGTTCGCGCGATTCTCGAGCATCTCGTGAGCGACCTCGATTGGAATGCGAAGATCGGTCTGCTGTCGGGTGGACAGCGCCGTCGCGTCGACCTGGCCCGCGTTCTCATCGGGGATTACGACGTGCTCATGATGGACGAGCCCACCAACCACCTGGATATCGAGGGCATTCACTGGCTGGCCGAGCATCTCAAGACACGCTGGCGCGATAACGAGGGAGCGTTGCTTCTCGTCACGCACGATCGCTGGTTTCTCGATGGGGTCTGCCTCAACATGTGGGAGGTGCACGATTGCGTCGTCACGCCCTTCGAGGGTGGCTACTCCGCATACATCATGCAGCGCGTGGAGCGACAGCGTCAGGCGCGCGTCGCCGAGGCCAAGCGCAAGAACATCCTGAGACGCGAACTTGCCTGGCTCGCTCGTGGCGCACCGGCACGCTCGACCAAGCCACGCTTTCGCGTCGAGGCGGCCGAAGCGCTTATCGCCGATGAGCCGCCGCTGCGCAAAAAGGTGGAGCTGCGTCGCACGGCCATGTCGCGCCTGGGCAAGAAGGTCATCCATGTGCGTGACGCAGGCGTCGAGCTTGGCGGCAAGGAGATTATCAAACCGCTCGAGTGGAATATCGGGGCAGGGGAGCGCATTGCGATTCTCGGCGCCAACGGCGCAGGAAAGACGACTCTGCTCAAGTTGATCGAGGGCAAGATTCACCCCAATCGTGGCCGTGTCGAGATTGGCCAGACGGTGAAGTTCGCCGTGCTTACTCAGCAGCTGAGCGAGCTTGACAAGCTTGGCGATGATCGCGTACGTGAAGTATGCAACCGCCATAAGATTTACGTCGAGATGGCCGATGGCAAGACCATGTCCCCCATGCAGCTGCTCGAGGAGCTGGGCTTCGAGGCAGAGCAGCTCAGCTGCCCGGTGCGCGACCTATCCGGCGGGCAGAAGCGCCGCCTGCAGCTCATGCTCATCCTGCTTGACCGTCCCAACGTGCTCATACTCGACGAGCCGGGTAACGACCTCGACACCGACATGCTCGCCCAGCTCGAGACCTTGCTCGACTCGTGGCCCGGTACGCTGCTCATCGTGAGCCACGACCGCTATCTGGTCGAGCGCGTCACCGATGACCAGTACGCCCTCATCGACGGCGAGCTCATCCACATGCCCCGCGGCGTTGACGGGTATTTGGAGGAACTCGAGCGCAGGGAGCAAGCGAGCCAGACACCTGCACCGCCTGCTTCTGCCGGAGACGGCAAAGCGGTGCCCGTGCAACGCGAGTTGCGCGAGCTGCGCAAGAAGCGCACCTCGACCGAGCGCAAGATGGGTAGCGTGCGCAGCAAGCTCGAGCGTGCCCGCGAGGAGCTGCTCGAGATGGACGGGACGGATTACATCGCCCTCGGCGAGCAGCAGGCCAAGATTTCGCATCTTGAATCCGAGCTCTCAACGCTTGAGGACGCATGGCTCGACTACTCCGAGCAGCTGGGTGAATAGTCCTTCCATCAGCCGCTTCTGTGGACATTTTGCAACTTTAATAGGTTCCGTTTGGGATAAGTGCTAGGATACGGAGCCAAACATGCCCGGCATGGCTTTTTGCATGCGGGCTCGAACGTGTTCCCGATCAAACGAGGGGTTTATGGGAGAGGACCGCCGATCCAACCGGAACCGCGCCAACGGCAATAGAAACAGGTATGGCGCACGTGACAATCGTCGCCCCGGGACAGGCAGAAGACCTCAACCTGGCGCTCAGCGAAGCGCTCGATACAGCGCCCAGCCGGGCAGTTCTCGCCATGCATCGCAAGAGCCCGTCCACGGTGACCCCCGCGAGGGGTCTCGCTCGAGGGCACAGCATTCCAGCGCGCGTTCCGGCAATCGCCAGGGCTCGCAGGCAGGCGCGCGCCGTTCACGGCATGCCTCCGCATCTGCGTACTCAAACGCGCATCGGCACATGAGCGCACAGAGCCAAGCGAATCAGGCGCGCGTGCAAGGTCATGCTGATGCGAAGCGGCGTGGTCGCACGCAGGCGGCAGGCGCCACTGCGGATTATGCTCCCACCAAGTACGTGGGACGCAAGCGCGGCATGTCGCGGGGCAAGAAGATCGCCCTCGGCATTGTCATCGCGCTCGCCGTCATCCTCGCGTGTGGAGGCATTGCCGTCGGCCTGTGGTACAACAACATCGCCAACAACATCAAGGGCAACCAGGACATCACCAACCTCGCCGCTCCTGCGGCGGATGAGCCATATTACGTCCTCCTCATGGGCAGCGACGCCCGCGAGGGGTGGGAGCCTGTAGATGAGTACAACGATGGCGAGCGTTCGGATTCAATCATGGTTGCTCGTGTCGACGAGAAGGCGCAGAAGGTCAGCATCCTCTCCATACCTCGAGACCTACGCGTCAAGATCGATGGCCATGGTTACGGCAAAATCAATTCCGTCATCGAGTACGGTGGCTATAACCTGCTTGTGAGCACGCTCAACAAGATGCTCGACATCAAAATCAACTATTACGCAATCGTCTATTTCCAGGGCTTCCTCGACTTGGTCGATACACTCGGGGGTGTCACCGTCGAAGTTCCCGAGGGAACGGCTGACTACAACATGGACGAGAGCGAACCGGACATCATCCTTCCCGCAGGCGATGCGGTCCGTCTCAACGGCGAGCAGGCGCTCGTGCTCGCACGCTGTCGTCACGGATGGCCCATCGACCAAGGCGCCTACGCGATGGGCGATTATCAGCGCACACTCAACCAGCGCAATCTCATCAAGGCCATTGCCAAGGAGGTGCTCGCCCAGGACATCACCAGGATGCCCGCCCTCATCGAGAGCCTCTCCAAGTGCGTCGAGACGAACATGAGCGTTGACAGGATCATCTCGCTTGCCATGAACATGAAGGGCATGGATGTCGAATCGATGGAATCCGCTCAGCTGCCCATTGGCGCCTCTACCATCAATGGCGATTGGCAGGCGGTCATGTACCAGGATGTCTTCGCGGTGATGGACCAGAACTACAAGGAGGGCAAGTCCCTGTTCGAGAATCTCGACAACTTCAATTCCGAGTTCAACGACGATAACGTGAACAGCAATTACGTCGATGGTCCCGTGTATGCGTACACCTCGTATTCGGCGCTTCACGGAAGTCCCTATACCGAGGGCTACACACCACCTGCTTCGGCAAAGGTCGCGCTTCAGGACAGCTCAAGCGGTGGATCAAAGTCATCCTCGTCTTCGAGCTCGTCATCCAAGAAATCGTCGAATAGCTAGGGACGGGCGTGTGGTTGCCCCTCTCGCACGCCGAAGCTCCTCGGGCAACCCATCGGTAACGATTCATTGTCCATCTTGGTAGTCGCAGGATAAATGGGGCAATATAGTCGCCATGTTTTCAATTGCGGGTGCACGCAAGCCGCACGATGAAGGGACCATTTCATGTCCGATACCACGACCGGCAACTCCAACAGGCGCTGCAGCTTCTGCGGCAAGACCGAAGAGGAAGCCGGCGGCGCGCTTGTGACGCTGCCTCCCAATACGCCCGTATGCCCCGCTTGCCTCGAGCGCGAGGTCAACAAGATGTCGCAGCTCTTCGGGTTCACCACGCCAGGGCAGGGCGGCAGCGGCAATGGCGGCGACAAGCCCACGCGCACGACGACCGACGAGCAGGGTAACCAGATCGAGGAAGTCGACGGTGAGCCCGTCGATGGCGAGAATTCCAACGACAATGCCAACAACGGCCCGTTTGGCGGTTGGAGTCCCATTGGCTTTTTCACGGGCAGCGGCAGCGGCAGCCCCTTTGGCATGGGCGCGCCCGTGCAGCAGCCCAAGCGCAAGGAGGGCGAGCCTATCATGGCGCCCGTTCCCAAGCCGCACGAGCTCAAGGCCCAGATCGACGAATACGTCGTCGGACAGGAACTCGCGAAGAAGATCGTGGCTGTGTCGACCTACAACCACTATAAGCGCTATGACGCCACGCAAAAGAGCGACGTGCAGATTGACAAAAGCAACATCCTCATGCTTGGCCCCACGGGCACGGGCAAGACCTACATCATCAAGACGCTCGCCAATCTGCTCGATGTGCCGCTGGCCATCGCGGATGCGACCACGCTTACCCAGGCCGGCTACGTCGGCGATGACATCGAGAGCATCATCACCAAGCTCATCACCGCGGCCGAGGGCGATATTGAACGAGCCGAGCATGGCATCGTCTACATTGACGAGATCGACAAGATCGCCAAGCGCAATGGCGGTCCCGAGGGTACGGGCGGCGGCCGTGATATCGGCGGCGAATCCGTCCAGCAGGGTCTGCTCAAGGTGCTCGAGGGCACGACTATGGAGGTGCCGCTTTCGGGTGGCATGAAGACGCCCTTCTCGCAGAACGCCACCATCGACACGAGCAACATCCTCTTCATCTGCGGTGGCGCCTTCCCCGGTCTGGACGACATCATCAAGAAGCGCCTCAACAAGAGCGCAGGCGTGGGCTTTGGCTCTGCCGTGCGCGAGAACTATGACGAGGACCGCGACATTCTCAAGAGCGTCAAGGTCGAAGACCTCAAGGAGTACGGTCTCATTCCGGAGTTCCTCGGTCGTCTGCCCAT encodes the following:
- a CDS encoding amidase, yielding MEETIKAIDERNPSINAFVYTNYDEARAKAREEDEKLTRGEASGAFFGIPTAAKDFIPGIPGWPGTTGGVRALSHLIDDHWGSYTGAMNDEGAIMIGKTNAPSFAFRGTTDNKMFGPTSTPFKPGYNSGGSSGGSAAAVGDGILLIAEGSDGGGSIRIPSAWCGCYGFKPGNGTVGGAPRPNAYGTCHPYCFPGSISRGVKDAAYALQAMAGYDSFDPNSIDFGDRDYIAALDASIKGMRIGFTPDFGIFPVEPEIAAICESAAAKFEDAGAIVEPVSFDFKRSAFELAESWCRMITISGGLGSVEEIKAMGIDLLRDHADDLPDEFIWWVEDSYKRGYVDFHDDEVIRTEVFDQIQGAFQDYDLIVSPTCACHPVKNDANRNTLGPAKICGVKSDPLCGFGLTFFCNFTGNPAASIPAGLSKDGFPVGLQLISRRFGELDLIAASAAYERVNPWRGMYDITARRNLKTS
- a CDS encoding DegV family protein, yielding MSDYVLSCESTVDLTPEKIQELGLECIFFHFYIDDVEYADDLGQTIPFDKFYQAMKDGAETKTAAIGTGEYEKFFRGFFEQGKDVLHASLSSGISGTVESARIAAESLADEFPDRKIYIIDSLAASSGYGLLMQALSEKRAEGMSLDELSEWAEAHKLHDWHWFFSTDLTFYIKGGRVKPLSGFVGSMLGICPLLNMDSLGRLIPREKIRSKKKVIKRIVEKMEQTADKGLDYDGPVFISESDCLEDARAVADLVEERFPKMRGKVEIYSIGTTIGSHTGPGTVALFFWGREWGL
- a CDS encoding ABC transporter ATP-binding protein yields the protein MAYLLGCENVQLEYPTARLFDSLTLGVNSGDRIGIVGRNGDGKSTLLKLLAGEASPDDGRVVRTGNVTVGMLAQKDALDDDDTVSHAIVGDRPEYEWAGDARVRAILEHLVSDLDWNAKIGLLSGGQRRRVDLARVLIGDYDVLMMDEPTNHLDIEGIHWLAEHLKTRWRDNEGALLLVTHDRWFLDGVCLNMWEVHDCVVTPFEGGYSAYIMQRVERQRQARVAEAKRKNILRRELAWLARGAPARSTKPRFRVEAAEALIADEPPLRKKVELRRTAMSRLGKKVIHVRDAGVELGGKEIIKPLEWNIGAGERIAILGANGAGKTTLLKLIEGKIHPNRGRVEIGQTVKFAVLTQQLSELDKLGDDRVREVCNRHKIYVEMADGKTMSPMQLLEELGFEAEQLSCPVRDLSGGQKRRLQLMLILLDRPNVLILDEPGNDLDTDMLAQLETLLDSWPGTLLIVSHDRYLVERVTDDQYALIDGELIHMPRGVDGYLEELERREQASQTPAPPASAGDGKAVPVQRELRELRKKRTSTERKMGSVRSKLERAREELLEMDGTDYIALGEQQAKISHLESELSTLEDAWLDYSEQLGE
- a CDS encoding ATP-dependent Clp protease ATP-binding subunit ClpX, coding for MSDTTTGNSNRRCSFCGKTEEEAGGALVTLPPNTPVCPACLEREVNKMSQLFGFTTPGQGGSGNGGDKPTRTTTDEQGNQIEEVDGEPVDGENSNDNANNGPFGGWSPIGFFTGSGSGSPFGMGAPVQQPKRKEGEPIMAPVPKPHELKAQIDEYVVGQELAKKIVAVSTYNHYKRYDATQKSDVQIDKSNILMLGPTGTGKTYIIKTLANLLDVPLAIADATTLTQAGYVGDDIESIITKLITAAEGDIERAEHGIVYIDEIDKIAKRNGGPEGTGGGRDIGGESVQQGLLKVLEGTTMEVPLSGGMKTPFSQNATIDTSNILFICGGAFPGLDDIIKKRLNKSAGVGFGSAVRENYDEDRDILKSVKVEDLKEYGLIPEFLGRLPILCTMEALDEQMLFDILVKPHDAIIKQYQALMAFDDVELEFDDSALREIARLALEQDTGARALRAIIERFMLDIMYEVPKDDTIGSVVITGDYIRGEGAPIIRPRGQQALPDTSDSLLPEGETVA